Proteins from one Falco cherrug isolate bFalChe1 chromosome 7, bFalChe1.pri, whole genome shotgun sequence genomic window:
- the BLOC1S6 gene encoding biogenesis of lysosome-related organelles complex 1 subunit 6 isoform X3, protein MSGAERPEEKEAAAAASPGRSLGPGDASPDEGVVEDLPLIDEKAVEQLTEGLISHYLPDLQRSKSALQELTQNQVVLLETLEQEISKFKECNSILDINALFSEAKRYHNKLVNIRNEMMMLHEKTSKLKKRALKLQQKRQKEELEREQQREKELEREKQLTAKPARRT, encoded by the exons ATGAGCGGCGCGGAACGGCCCGAGGAGaaggaggcggcggcggcggccagcCCCGGGCGCTCGCTGG GTCCTGGTGATGCATCTCCAGATGAAGGAGTAGTAGAAGATTTGCCTTTAATAGATGAGAAAGCTGTGGAGCAGCTAACTGAAGGATTGATTTCTCATTATCTGCCTGATCTTCAGCGATCAAAATCAGCACTACAGGAACTTAC acagaaCCAAGTGGTATTACTAGAAACGTTAGAAcaagaaatttcaaaattcaaGGAGTGTAACTCCATTCTTGATATCAATGCTTTG ttttcagAAGCTAAACGCTATCACAACAAGTTAGTGAATATTAGAAATGAAATGATGATGCTCCATGAGAAGACATCAAAGCTAAAA AAAAGAGCACTTAAGCTGCAACAaaagaggcagaaggaagaacTGGAACGAGAACAACAACGTGAGAAGGAACTTGAAAGAGAGAAGCAGTTAACAGCAAAACCTGCTAGGAGGACATGA